A segment of the Streptomyces sp. P9-A2 genome:
ACCGCGACGGTCGCCGTGCCGTCCTCGGCCGTGTCGCTCACCAGTGGCCGGGTGGCGACCGCGGCCACGAGGGGCACCGTCACGCTCAGGGCGCCGACGGCCGCCGCCACGCGCCGCACGGTCCCGGTACGGCGGGCGTCCAGGGACACGCGCGCGATCTCGTACAGGCCGAAGCCGCACAGGACGACCGCGAAGCCGAGCACGGGGGTGCCGCCCAGCGCGGCGAGCGGCAGGAACACGCCGTCCGCCTGCCCGAAGGCGACCTTGCCCCAGGGGAAACCGCTGAACGGCACGCGCGCGCGCGCCGCCTCCCCCGCGGTCCAGAGAGCGGCGGCCCACACCGGCCATCCGGGCAGCTTCGAGACCGCGGCGACACCCGCACCGACCAGCGCGACGAAGACCGCCTCGATCGCGGCGAGGGCGATCCACGGCCCGGGGCCGACCTCCACACCGGTCCACACCAGCAGCGGCAGCAGGAAGCCCAGGCCGAAGAGACAGCCGAGGCCGAGCCCCGCCTTCCAGCTCCGCCCGCGCAGCAGCAGGCCGAAGACGGCGAAGGCGGGCAGCGCCAGCCACCACAGGGTGCGGGGTGGGAAGCTGACGTAGAGGAGCAGCCCGGAGAGTGCTGCCGCTGCGGCCGGAACGAGACGCACGAGCCACCGGTGCCACGAGCTGGGCGCGGTCTGCGGGGGCATCGGGTCCGACTCGCCGACGGAGGTTGCGATGACGGTCACTCCGCGAGTCTACGGCGACCGACCTGGGCGTCGGCCGTACCGACCGCGCGGGAGACCGGCCGACGGGAGGGCCGTACGGGAGGGATGGGCCGCAGGTGGAGGCGGGGCTCGTCAAACACGTCCCCCGCACATCCCCGGACCGCCCACCAGCCGCTACCGTGCGCCGGTGCCTCGGTCGTGCCGGCCCGTCGCGGGGTCGGCGGCCGGTGTCCGTCACAGGTCGGGGGTGACACGGTGCGGGGGTGCGGGGTGGGTTCCGCGGGGATGGTTTTCGCCGGCCCGGATGCGGACTGCGGAAGACGGAGCGGTCCGGACACGGCGGGCGTCGTGGTGGGCAACGCGCTGGACTTCACCGCGCTTCCGGTGGGGGCGGACCTGCTCGCGGGACTCGCGACGGCCGGTCCGCTCGCCGTCGGCGCACCGGAGCGGCCGACGGACACGAACACTCCCGTACGCGGGACCCGGCGCACACCGTGACCGCCCCGGTGCGGTGGCTCAGCCTGCCGGGTCCGGCCGGTGCGGGTGGAGACGGGCGCGGATGACGGTCACCGCCGCCTGCGCGTCGTCCACGGTGATCGTGAAGGTGTGTCCGTCCCACAGGCTCAGGGCGATGCCCTCGCCCCGGCGCACGACGACGGCGGTGCCCTTCTCCGGCCTCCAGCGGTAGCCCCAGCCGCCCCAGTGCCGCGGGGTGACGTGCGGGACGAACTCGGCTCCGGCGACGTGCGACAGCGGGATGCGGCGGCGCGGCACTCCGATGTGGCCGCAGCGCACTTCCAGGTGGTCCTCGTCGACCCGCAGGGCGACGTGCACGAAGGCGAGCGTGCCGAACAGGACCAGCAGCCCGGCCGCGATGCACCCGACGACGGCCATGGCCAGCGGCGCGACGCCGCTCGACCAGGCCGAGTCGACGGCCAGCACGATGCCGAGTGCCATGCAGGCGGCGCCGATCAGCGCCAGCAGCCACTGCATCCGGTTGGTCGCGCGGCCGGTCCAGACATCGGGGTGCGGGGTGTGGGCACCGCGGGGGTGGTCCCTCATGCCTTCGAGATTACTCACGTTTCGCTTCGCGGGGACCGCGGTGCCCGGCGCCACTGCGCCGACCGGGTGTGCCAGGAGCCGGGGTGCGGGTGGCCGGGGTGCTGGTGGCCGGGGCTCACCCCGTGGGGGTGACCTGCTGGAGAAGCCTGCCTTCCGCGTAGGCGAGGGCGGGCGGGGGCAGCGCGCCCTCACGGCCGCTCAGCAGCACGGTGAGGGTGCCGGTCGCCGGGGCCTCGGGTGCGGGTTGCTCACCGAGGCGGCGCATGGTCTGGGCGGCGACCGCTCCGGCGGAGCCGTGCAGGACGAGCGGCGGCAGGCCGGGGCGCTGCACGGCGGCCCGGATGTGTTCGGCGACCAGTTCGTAATGGGTGCAGCCCAGGACGACGGTCGTCACATCGTCCGGGGTGAGTTCGGCGGCGGCGACGACGGCGGCGGCGATCGCGCTCTCGTCCGCGCGTTCCACGGCCTCCGCGAGTCCCCAGCACGGCACCTCGACGACGTCGACGCCGCCGGCGAAGTCCTGTATGAGGTTCCGCTGGTACGGGCTGCCGGTCGTGGCCGGAGTCGCCCAGATCGCCAGCGGTCCGCCTCCGGCCGCCGCCGGTTTGATCGCCGGGACGGTGCCGACGACGGGCAGGGCCGGTTCGAGGCGGGCGCGCAGGGCGGTGAGCGCGTGCACGGTCGCGGTGTTGCAGCCGACAATCAGGGCGTCGGGCCGGTGCGCGGCAGCCGCTTCGGCGACGGCGAGGGCGCGGGCGGTGAGGTCCTGTGGGGTCCTGGGTCCCCAGGGCATGCCGTCGGGGTCGAGGGAGAGGACGAGATCGGCGTCGGGGCGGAGGTGCCGTACCGCTGCGGTGGCCGCCAGCAGGCCGATTCCGGAGTCCATGAGCGCGATCTTCACCCGGTCACAATAGTCGATGGGCCGTGTCCGGCCGCTCGTCCGGGGCAGACTGCGCACGTGAGCGCCCTTGTGTGGACCGCCGTCGTGTCCCTCGTCGTCTGGCTGTGGCTGCTGTTCGGCCAGGGCTTCTTCTGGCGTACGGACGTCCGGCTCCCGCCCCGGCGGGAGCCGGAGCCGTGGCCGGCGGTGAGCGTGGTCGTCCCCGCGCGGGACGAGGCGGCGGTGCTGCCGGTGAGCCTGCCGTCGCTGCTCGCCCAGGACTATCCCGGGCGGGCGGAGGTCTTCCTCGTCGACGACGGCAGTACGGACGGCACCGGGCGGCTCGCGCGTGAACTGGCGGACCGGCACGGCGGGCTGCCGCTGACCGTGGGTTCGCCCGGTGAGCCGCCGGCCGGCTGGACCGGCAAGCTCTGGGCGGTGCGGCACGGCATCGGCCTGGCACGCGCGTGTGCGCCCGAGTACCTGCTGCTCACGGACGCCGACATCGCGCACGCGCCCGACAGTCTGCGGCGGCTGGTCGCGGCGGCCCGCACCGGAGGGTTCGACGTCGTCTCGCAGATGGCGCGGCTGCGTGTGGAGAGCGTCTGGGAGCGGATGGTCGTACCGGCGTTCGTGTACTTCTTCGCGCAGTTGTATCCGTTCCGCCGGATCGGGCGGAACGGATCGCGGACGGCCGCGGCGGCCGGGGGCTGTGTGCTGCTGCGCGCGGAGGCGGCCGAGCGGGCGCGGATCCCGGACTCCATCCGGCAGGCCGTCATCGACGACGTGGCGCTCGCGCGGGCGGTCAAGGCCGGCGGCGGCCGGGTCTGGCTGGGTCTGGCGGACGGGGTGGACAGTGTGCGCCCGTACCCGCGGCCGGCCGACCTGCGGCGCATGGTGTCGCGCTGCGCGTACGCGCAGTTGCGGCACAGTCCGGTGCTGCTGGCGGGTACGGTCGCGGGTCTTGGGCTGGTGTACCTGGTACCGCCGGTGGCGGTGGTCGCGGGACTGGCGGCGGGGGATACGCCGGCCGTGGCCGCCGGTGCGGCGGCCTGGCTGGTCATGACGGGGACGTACGTCCCGATGCTGCGCTATTACCGGCAGCCGTTGTGGCTCGCTCCCCTGTTGCCGCTCACCGCGTTCCTGTACCTCCTGATGACGCTCGATTCGGCGGTGCAGCACTACCGCGGGCGGGGGGCGGCCTGGAAGGGCCGCACCTACCCGCGTCCGGGCGCCGTGCCCGACGAGGGCTGAACCGCCGAGGGCTGAACCGGCGGCCCGTCAGGCGTCATGGCGATCGGGGGGCGCGTGCTGCCGGAGCCGCGCGTGGCCAGAGGTCACTTGCGGCCGGGGGTCCAGTTCATTCCCCAGCCGTAGGCGCGGTCGACGGTGCGCTGCGGGCTGACGCCCCGCTCGGGCACCAGGTAGCGGGCCTCGCGCTGGACGACGAGGTCGCCGCCGGTGTTGGTGATGAGGGCGAGGGCGCACACCGTCGAGGGAACGGTGCACTCGTCGAGCGAGAAGTCGATCGGGGCGCCGTGCTGCGGCTGGAGCGTGACCGTGGCGTGCAGGTCGGCGAAGGAGCGGGCGCCCTCGTAGATGGTGACGAAGACGAGGATGCGGCGGAAGTACTGCTGGTGGTCGAGGCTGATGGTGAGGTTCTCGCCGGAGTCCACGGCGCCGGTGCGGTCGTCGCCGTCGAGGTGGATGAAGGGGGGCCGCTGCAGTGCCCCGTACGCGTTCCCGAGGGCCTGGACGACTCCCTTGCTGCCGTCGCTGAGTTCGAACAGGGCGCACAGGTCGAGGTCGAGGTCGGCGTGCATGGCGACCGGACGGCCCAGCTTGCCCGCCCAGCCGGAGAACTGTTTGCGCACCTGCCAGTTGAGGTTCACCCGGAGGGCGCCCGAGGTTCCCCCTTGTTTGGTCAGTGAGACGGAGGGCGCGGCCTTGGTGAGCGTCACCTTGGTGAGCCGGACCGGCGACGCGGCGGGAGACGCGGCAGACGGGGGCGGGGCGGCCGGCCGGGCCACCGGGGGCGTCGGCGTGGCGACCGGGGGTGCGGGGGCGGCCGGCGGAGCCGTCGCCGGGGAGGCGGGAACGGTGTGCTGCGGCTCGTCCACGGTGATGCCGTATTCGGTGGCCAGTCCCTCGAGTCCGCTGCTGTAGCCCTGTCCGACGGCGCGGAACTTCCAGGCGCCCTGGCGGCGGTAGAACTCGCCGAGCACGAAGGCGCTCTCGCTGGTCGCGTCCGTGCTGTCGAAGCGGGCCGCGACGGTGCCCTGCGCGGCGTCCTTGATCTCGATGTACAGGCCCGGGATCCGGCCGAAGGTGCCGCCGTCGGAGGAGGCCGCGAGGATCACCGTCTCGATGCCGGGCTCCACGCGCGCCAGGTCGACGAGGACGGTGTCGGTGACCTGCCCGCCCGCGTTCCGCTTGCCCTCGTGCCGGACGGCTCCGGAGGAGTGGGCAGGCTGGTTGTAGAAGACGAAGTCGCCGTCGGAGCGGACCTTGCCGCCGGCCAGCAGGAGCGCGGAGGCGTCCGCGTCGGGGACTCCGGGGCCGGTGCGCCATCCCAGCTCCACCCGGAGTGCCGTGGTCGGCACCGGTGTGTTCGACCCCTTCGACATTGACATGTCCACCCCCATCACGTGTCACCTCGCCAGGCGATGCCCGGCATGCGTCATGCCCTGCCCGCACAACCTAATACCCGCGCGCGGGAACTCCCACAGGGCGTGCGCGGAGAGGCCGATCACCCCGGGCACCCCCTGCCGAAATCCGGCTTTTATCAGATGACCACCAGGGAGTACAGCCGTTTCATCCAACTTCGCCCGAATTGGCTATCCCAGGGTGCGTCGGACACGGAAAACAACCCTCTTATCGCTCTCCCCAACCAGCACATCGTGGGCTTAACTTATGGCCATGACCTCCCCCCGCTCCACTTATGGCGGCGGCTACTACTCCGCCTCCTTCCCGGACACCCCGATCTACGACTCCCTCGTGGCCGAGCGGGGCACCCCGCAGATCGCCCCGATCCGGGTCCCCTCCGTCTACGACGTGCCGAGCAGTCATCTGCCCGCGCTCCCGTCGGCGTTGCCCGCGCTCCCGGCGGCCCCCTCCCAGCCCCTCTACGGTTATCCGCAGGCGCAGCAGCCGGCCCCGCTCCAGCAGGCGCACGCGCCGTACATTCCGCAGCAGGCCACCACGCCGCGCGGTTACCCCGGGTCCCAGCCGCAGCAGCCGCGTCCGGCCGCTCCCGGCGCGGGCTACGAGGCCATGCGCCCCGCGGCCCCGCGCCCGGCGCCGGCTCCGTACCAGGACCCGTACAACAACCAGCAGTACCGCGGGTACTGAGCAGTCCCCGACACTCACCGGGTACTGAGCCGTTCCGGGCGGTGCGCCCCGGGCCCTGAGCCGTCCCGCGGGCCGCAGACCCATGGAGCCGTCGTCGCCGGCTGACACGATGGCTCCATGGGGAACGCGTTGCTGCACTCGATTCACGTACATCCGGTCAAGGCCTTCCGGAGCCTGCCTCTCCGGGAGGTCGTCGTGGAGCCCTGGGGGCCGACCGGAGACCGGCGCTGGATGCTGATCGACGACGGGGGGAGGGTCGTCACCCAACGCGGGCATCCGCGCCTCGCACTGGCCGCTGCCGAGTTGTTGCCCGGCGGCGGCCTACGGCTGTCCGCTCCCGGCGGGGCCCCGGTGACCGTGTCCGTGCCCGCGCCGGGCGGCCGCACCGAGCGGGTGGAGATCTTCCGCGACAAGATCGACGTGGTGCCGGCCGAGGACGACGCCGTGCACGCCTGGTGCAGCGCCTTCCTCGGCGCCGACGTACGTCTGGTGCACCTGGACGAGCCCGCCACGCGCCGGCCGGTCGATCCCGGGTTCGCCCTGCCGGGCGAGACGGTCAGCCTCGCCGACGGCTATCCCCTGCTGCTCACCACGACCGCGTCCCTCGACGCGCTCAACGCCCTGGTCGCCGGGGGTGCTCACGCGGAGGAAGGGCCCCTGCCCATGAACCGCTTCCGGCCGAACCTGGTCGTCGAGGGCACCAACGCCTGGGCCGAGGACACCTGGTCACGCGTCACGGTCGGCGAGGTCTCCTTCCGCGTCGCCAAGCCCAGCGGCCGGTGCGTGGTGACGACCACCGACCAGCACACCGCCGAGCGCGGCCGGGAACCCCTGCATTCGCTCGGCAGACACCGCCGGTTCGGCGACCGGCTGGTGTTCGGGCAGAACCTGGTGCCCCTCGCGCCCGGTACGGTCCGGGTCGGCGACCCGGTCACGGTCCTCGCCTGACAAATACGATGCGGACCCGCCCGCCGTACGGCTCCCGTACCAGGGGTCCGTCCCGGTGCTCGTGCGCACCGCCTCGCCCGGCGGACGCCGTGTCGGCTCTCCTCCGTTCCCGCCCGGCTTCCCCGAGCGGGCGCGGGAACCGCGTTCCGGGCCCGCCCGTCGGCCTTTCCGAGAAGCCGATGAGAGGGCCTCGGGGTGACGTCCCTCTCTCTTCGGCGGATTCTCGGGGGAACGGCTCCGCTGCGGCGTTATTACGGATGGAGGGGAAGGGGGTGCGGCCGGTGCGGGTGATCAGCGGGCTCTGGCGCTGGCGGCACAATCCGCTGTGCCGCCCGACCGACCTGGCCGAGGGCCGGCTGGCGCTCATGGCGCTGCTGCTCGTCCTCGTCGCCGCTCCGCTCGCCGGTGTCCTCGCCGGGAACGCCACCGAGGACGCCCTTCAGCATGCCGTGCGCGAACAGCACAAGGCGCGACACCAGGTACGGGCCACGGTGGTGCGGGTTCTCGAGCCCGCCCGCCCGGAGCTCGACCCGGAGGGTTCGTCCGGCCAGGCCCTGCGCACCCGGGTCATGGCCCGCTGGACCGCCCCGGACGGCACCGGGCACCAACGCCCGGTGCTGATGCGTCTGAAGGACCCGCGCCCGGGCGGGCACTTCCCCCTGTGGACCGACGGCGGGGGCCGCACGACGGCCCGCCCGATGGACACCGCGACGGCGACGACGCACGCCGTGCTCGCGGGCTTCGGCGCGGCCCTGTTGACGGCGGCCCTGATCGAGGGCGCACGACGGCTGACGGTCCGGCGCATGGTCCGGCACCGGTACGCCGCCCTGGACCGGGCATGGGACAAAGCGGGCCCCGACTGGGGCAGGACCGGCACCGGAAGCTGACCGCCTTCCGCCTCTGGTCAATCCGGCGGCCGTGCGCACGCTACGGTGGTCCGGCCGAAGGAATCGACGAAAACCCGCGTACGACGAGGTGGGGGCACAGCTACGCCATGGCACAGGGCACGGTCCAGGTGACGCACACCGGCACATCGCGGTGGCGGCGCCGCACAGGTGAGTACGCGTCGCTCGCCGCGGCCCTGGAGGCCGCGGCCGAAGGCGACGTCCTCACCGTCGCTCCGGGCACCTACCGGGAGAATCTCGTCGTGGAGCGGGCGGTGACCCTGCGCGGTCCCGAGGGCTCGCCCGGCTCGGTGCGCATCGCACCCCTGGACGGGGTTCCGCTGACCGTACGCGCTTCGGCGGTGGTCCAGGACCTGCACGTGGAGGGGCAGGACGCGGCGGCGCCCGCCCTGCTGGTCGAGGACGGCACCCCGGAACTGCGGGACATACGAGTGGTCACCCGGTCCGCGGCCGGCATCGAGGTGCGCGGCGGCGCCCGGCCGACGGTCCGCCGGTGCACGGTCGACAATCCGGCGGGGATCGGCATAGCCGTGCTCGACGACGGGGGCGGTGTGTTCGAGGAGTGCGAGGTCGTCGCCGCCGGGCAGGCGGGCGTCGCGGTACGCGGGGGCGCCCGTCCCCGCTTCGAGCGCTGCCGCGTGCACCATGCCGCCGGCTCGGGCCTGACCGCGACCGGGGAGAACTCGGCGCTCGAGGCGGTGGGCTGCGAGGTCTACGAGGTGCGGGGCAGCGGTGTCCAGGTGACCGGCCGGGCGACCGCGCACCTCACCGACTGCGATGTGCACCGCACCACCGGCGACGGGGTCACGCTCGACACCGACGCCGTGCTGACGCTGGCCGACTGCCGTATCCACGACATCCCGGAGAACGCGGTCGACCTGCGGTCCCGCTCCGTGCTCACCATGACCCGTACCACTGTGCGGCAGTTCGGCCGCAACGGCCTGTCGGTGTGGGACCCGGGCACCCGCGTGGACGCCCATCAGTGCGAGATCTTCGACAGCACCGGTGACTACCCGGCGGTGTGGGTGAGCGACGGCGCCACCGCCGTCCTGGACTCCTGCCGGGTGCACGACGTGCCGGACGCCCTGTTCGTCCTCGACCGCGGTTCGCGCGTGGACGTGGTCGACAGTGATCTGTCGCAGGTGCGCAACACCGCCGTGTCGGTGAGCGACGGCGCCACCGCCCAGCTCGACGACTGCCGGATCCGGGAGGCGGCCACGGGCGCCTGGTTCCGGGACCACGGCAGCGGCGGCACCCTCAACAACTGCACCCTGGACGGGATGCAGACCGGTGTGATCGTCACCAAGGGCGCCGACCCGACCGTGGAGCGCTGCACCATCGACTCCCCCGCCGAGGCCGGTGTCTACGTCTCGGCCGGCGGTCGCGGCAGCTTCCTCGATTGCCGGGTCACAGGCAGCGGAGGCTACGGCTTCCACGTGATAGACGGCAGCCGGACGACGCTGCGCAAGTGCCGCACGGAACGCTGCGCGCGCGGTGGGTACGAGTTCGCCGAGAGCGGCGCGGCTCCCGGCACGGGGGGCCCGGTGGTGGAGGACTGCAGCAGCGACGAGAGCGGCAGCCTCGCGTCACCGTCGGCACCGGCGCCTGCCGTGCAGACCACGGAGCACTCCCCCGGCCTCCTCGGCACCGTCCCCGGGCAGTCCGCCGAACCGGCCCCGCCCGGACCGGCCCCCGGGCCCGAGAAGGAGCTGCGCCCGTCGAGGACCGTGCTCGGCGAACTCGACGCGCTGGTGGGCCTGGAGAGCGTCAAGCGGGAGGTACGGGCCCTCACCGACATGATCGAGGTGGGCCGGCGCCGGCAGCAGGCGGGGCTGAAGGCCGCGTCCGTCAAGCGTCACCTGGTCTTCACGGGTTCCCCGGGCACCGGCAAGACCACGGTCGCGCGGCTGTACGGCGAGATCCTCGCCTCCCTCGACGTGCTGGAGAAGGGGCATCTGGTCGAGGTCTCGCGCGTCGATCTGGTCGGCGAGCACATCGGCTCGACGGCGATCCGTACCCAGGAGGCGTTCGAGAAGGCGCGCGGCGGTGTGCTGTTCATCGACGAGGCGTACGCGCTCTCCCCCGAGGACTCCGGGCGCGACTTCGGCAAGGAGGCCATCGACACGCTCGTGAAGCTGATGGAGGACCACCGGGACGCGGTCGTGGTGATCGTCGCGGGGTACACGGCCGAGATGGAGCGGTTCCTGTCCGTCAACCCGGGTGTGGCGTCCCGTTTCTCACGGACCATCACCTTCGGCGACTACGGGGCCGGTGAGCTGTTGCGGATCGTGGAGCAGCAGGCCGAGGAGCACGAGTACCGGCTGGCGCCGGGTGCCTCGGAAGGCCTGCTGAAGTACTTCACGGAGATGCCCAGGGGCCCCGCCTTCGGCAACGGCCGTACGGCGCGGCAGACGTTCGAGGCG
Coding sequences within it:
- a CDS encoding right-handed parallel beta-helix repeat-containing protein, producing the protein MAQGTVQVTHTGTSRWRRRTGEYASLAAALEAAAEGDVLTVAPGTYRENLVVERAVTLRGPEGSPGSVRIAPLDGVPLTVRASAVVQDLHVEGQDAAAPALLVEDGTPELRDIRVVTRSAAGIEVRGGARPTVRRCTVDNPAGIGIAVLDDGGGVFEECEVVAAGQAGVAVRGGARPRFERCRVHHAAGSGLTATGENSALEAVGCEVYEVRGSGVQVTGRATAHLTDCDVHRTTGDGVTLDTDAVLTLADCRIHDIPENAVDLRSRSVLTMTRTTVRQFGRNGLSVWDPGTRVDAHQCEIFDSTGDYPAVWVSDGATAVLDSCRVHDVPDALFVLDRGSRVDVVDSDLSQVRNTAVSVSDGATAQLDDCRIREAATGAWFRDHGSGGTLNNCTLDGMQTGVIVTKGADPTVERCTIDSPAEAGVYVSAGGRGSFLDCRVTGSGGYGFHVIDGSRTTLRKCRTERCARGGYEFAESGAAPGTGGPVVEDCSSDESGSLASPSAPAPAVQTTEHSPGLLGTVPGQSAEPAPPGPAPGPEKELRPSRTVLGELDALVGLESVKREVRALTDMIEVGRRRQQAGLKAASVKRHLVFTGSPGTGKTTVARLYGEILASLDVLEKGHLVEVSRVDLVGEHIGSTAIRTQEAFEKARGGVLFIDEAYALSPEDSGRDFGKEAIDTLVKLMEDHRDAVVVIVAGYTAEMERFLSVNPGVASRFSRTITFGDYGAGELLRIVEQQAEEHEYRLAPGASEGLLKYFTEMPRGPAFGNGRTARQTFEAMVERHASRVAQLPEPNTDDLTLLFAEDLPELP
- a CDS encoding MOSC domain-containing protein, with product MGNALLHSIHVHPVKAFRSLPLREVVVEPWGPTGDRRWMLIDDGGRVVTQRGHPRLALAAAELLPGGGLRLSAPGGAPVTVSVPAPGGRTERVEIFRDKIDVVPAEDDAVHAWCSAFLGADVRLVHLDEPATRRPVDPGFALPGETVSLADGYPLLLTTTASLDALNALVAGGAHAEEGPLPMNRFRPNLVVEGTNAWAEDTWSRVTVGEVSFRVAKPSGRCVVTTTDQHTAERGREPLHSLGRHRRFGDRLVFGQNLVPLAPGTVRVGDPVTVLA
- a CDS encoding TerD family protein, which encodes MSKGSNTPVPTTALRVELGWRTGPGVPDADASALLLAGGKVRSDGDFVFYNQPAHSSGAVRHEGKRNAGGQVTDTVLVDLARVEPGIETVILAASSDGGTFGRIPGLYIEIKDAAQGTVAARFDSTDATSESAFVLGEFYRRQGAWKFRAVGQGYSSGLEGLATEYGITVDEPQHTVPASPATAPPAAPAPPVATPTPPVARPAAPPPSAASPAASPVRLTKVTLTKAAPSVSLTKQGGTSGALRVNLNWQVRKQFSGWAGKLGRPVAMHADLDLDLCALFELSDGSKGVVQALGNAYGALQRPPFIHLDGDDRTGAVDSGENLTISLDHQQYFRRILVFVTIYEGARSFADLHATVTLQPQHGAPIDFSLDECTVPSTVCALALITNTGGDLVVQREARYLVPERGVSPQRTVDRAYGWGMNWTPGRK
- a CDS encoding glycosyltransferase; translated protein: MSALVWTAVVSLVVWLWLLFGQGFFWRTDVRLPPRREPEPWPAVSVVVPARDEAAVLPVSLPSLLAQDYPGRAEVFLVDDGSTDGTGRLARELADRHGGLPLTVGSPGEPPAGWTGKLWAVRHGIGLARACAPEYLLLTDADIAHAPDSLRRLVAAARTGGFDVVSQMARLRVESVWERMVVPAFVYFFAQLYPFRRIGRNGSRTAAAAGGCVLLRAEAAERARIPDSIRQAVIDDVALARAVKAGGGRVWLGLADGVDSVRPYPRPADLRRMVSRCAYAQLRHSPVLLAGTVAGLGLVYLVPPVAVVAGLAAGDTPAVAAGAAAWLVMTGTYVPMLRYYRQPLWLAPLLPLTAFLYLLMTLDSAVQHYRGRGAAWKGRTYPRPGAVPDEG
- a CDS encoding glutamate racemase, translating into MKIALMDSGIGLLAATAAVRHLRPDADLVLSLDPDGMPWGPRTPQDLTARALAVAEAAAAHRPDALIVGCNTATVHALTALRARLEPALPVVGTVPAIKPAAAGGGPLAIWATPATTGSPYQRNLIQDFAGGVDVVEVPCWGLAEAVERADESAIAAAVVAAAELTPDDVTTVVLGCTHYELVAEHIRAAVQRPGLPPLVLHGSAGAVAAQTMRRLGEQPAPEAPATGTLTVLLSGREGALPPPALAYAEGRLLQQVTPTG
- a CDS encoding Rv1733c family protein; this translates as MRVISGLWRWRHNPLCRPTDLAEGRLALMALLLVLVAAPLAGVLAGNATEDALQHAVREQHKARHQVRATVVRVLEPARPELDPEGSSGQALRTRVMARWTAPDGTGHQRPVLMRLKDPRPGGHFPLWTDGGGRTTARPMDTATATTHAVLAGFGAALLTAALIEGARRLTVRRMVRHRYAALDRAWDKAGPDWGRTGTGS
- a CDS encoding DUF6643 family protein, yielding MTSPRSTYGGGYYSASFPDTPIYDSLVAERGTPQIAPIRVPSVYDVPSSHLPALPSALPALPAAPSQPLYGYPQAQQPAPLQQAHAPYIPQQATTPRGYPGSQPQQPRPAAPGAGYEAMRPAAPRPAPAPYQDPYNNQQYRGY